From Camelina sativa cultivar DH55 chromosome 7, Cs, whole genome shotgun sequence, one genomic window encodes:
- the LOC104703043 gene encoding U-box domain-containing protein 4-like, producing the protein MAKCHRNNVNPLILHRIPSASSSSSSSVNTFSGSSFRRIIFDALSCGCSSRYQRELREEEDGSKSTTIGEDLAKKTEKLCDLLNLEVIESGVETKKKEETLEVLKRVVKDLQAAEAEAEKKVAAASEVRLLAKDDSEVRVTLAMLGVIPPLVSMIDDDSLIEDAQVASLYSLLNLGIGNDANKAAIVKAGAVHKMLKIIESSKPRNQAVFEAIVANFLGLSALDSNKPIIGSSGATVFLVKTLKNFEETSSSRQAREDALRALYNLSIHHQNVPFILETDLITFLLNTMGDMEVSERILAILTNVVSVPEGRKAIGDVVEAFPILVDVLNWNDSVKCQEKAIYILMLMAHKGYGDRRAMIEAGIESSLLELTLVGSPLAQKRASRVLECLRVVDKGKQVSAPIYGISSSSSSLGRERGHEIRMSDERKAVKQLVQQSLQSNMMRIVKRARLPHDFVTSQHFSKSLTF; encoded by the exons ATGGCGAAGTGTCACCGGAACAATGTCAATCCTCTCATCCTCCACCGCATTCCCtccgcttcttcttcctcctcctcatccgTTAACACTTTCTCCGGATCGTCATTCCGTAGAATCATCTTCGACGCCCTTAGCTGCGGCTGTAGCTCTCGTTACCAACGTGAActccgagaagaagaagacggttcGAAATCTACAACGATCGGAGAAGATTTagcaaagaaaacagagaagctCTGCGATCTGTTGAACTTAGAAGTGATTGAGAGTGGTGtcgagacgaagaagaaagaagaaacgttAGAGGTTCTGAAACGTGTTGTTAAAGATTTACAAGCTGCGGAGGCAGAGGCGGAGAAGAAAGTAGCGGCGGCGAGTGAGGTTAGGTTGTTAGCAAAAGATGATAGTGAAGTGAGAGTGACACTTGCTATGCTCGGTGTGATTCCTCCGTTGGTTAGTATGATCGACGATGATTCACTAATCGAAGATGCTCAAGTGGCTTCGCTTTACTCTCTTCTAAATCTTGGAATCGGCAATGATGC GAACAAAGCAGCCATTGTTAAAGCAGGTGCTGTTCACAAAATGTTGAAGATAATCGAGTCGTCTAAGCCACGGAATCAAGCGGTTTTCGAGGCTATTGTCGctaattttctagggttaaGCGCGTTGGATTCAAACAAACCGATCATTGGTTCCTCGGGTGCAACTGTTTTCCTagtgaaaacattgaaaaactTTGAGGAAACAAGTAGCTCAAGACAAGCTAGAGAAGATGCTCTTCGAGCGCTTTACAACCTCTCAATCCATCACCAAAACGTTCCGTTCATCCTCGAGACCGATCTGATTACTTTTCTTTTGAACACGATGGGAGATATGGAAGTTAGTGAGAGGATTCTGGCAATCTTGACCAATGTGGTATCAGTACCTGAAGGAAGGAAAGCGATAGGGGATGTGGTTGAAGCGTTTCCAATATTGGTCGATGTATTGAACTGGAATGATTCAGTAAAATGTCAAGAGAAAGCGATTTATATCCTCATGTTAATGGCTCACAAGGGGTATGGAGATCGGAGAGCGATGATCGAAGCGGGTATTGAATCTTCATTGCTTGAATTAACACTTGTGGGAAGCCCATTGGCGCAAAAGCGAGCCTCGAGGGTACTAGAGTGTTTGAGAGTGGTGGACAAAGGGAAGCAAGTCTCAGCTCCAATCTATggaatatcttcttcttcttcttcattgggTAGAGAGAGAGGTCATGAGATTAGGATGAGTGATGAGAGAAAAGCAGTGAAGCAGTTGGTGCAACAGAGTTTACAGAGCAACATGATGAGGATTGTGAAGAGAGCTCGTTTACCTCATGACTTTGTTACTTCACAACATTTCTCAAAGAGTTTAACTTTTtga